From Candidatus Micrarchaeia archaeon, a single genomic window includes:
- a CDS encoding N4-gp56 family major capsid protein produces MAWYDDVLAGTTQTSTGSIGFGLQIYYDKSFLRTVQDSLRLVRFGQKRSIPEGGGKQIRFFRYNQPAVSTTALTEGVNPAATAITGQEINATIADYGHFSAHSSLVSRTHIDRKLAGVTKIWGNDAASTLDLLTWTELANGGIWPVHCNCSGATSLVSYTYEGQIATSTTNASITLILSGTSAATGLSNDWWNGGLCCVYKGTGYGQTRVITDYAAGATTANSVVTISGGFETALDSTSWVRMVRTAGVTTGMIPTYDIMMEQQAQMVENKGTPISNGYFVFLAHPKVIKDLKSDSTWIPLAQYEGNAGGIISGEMGRFCGMRVVESTQGYRHTAGTVQTYVETAAVRLSLILAQEAFGVVTIGGDNPASPSIIIKNPGPGDTSNPLNRFSTVGWTIPFTAKALNSNWAIGLFSYHV; encoded by the coding sequence ATGGCTTGGTATGATGATGTCCTTGCTGGTACTACCCAGACTTCAACGGGTAGTATTGGTTTTGGATTACAGATTTACTATGATAAGAGTTTTCTGAGGACCGTACAAGACTCATTGCGCCTTGTGCGGTTTGGTCAGAAACGCAGTATACCCGAAGGTGGGGGTAAACAGATACGCTTTTTCCGGTATAATCAACCCGCCGTTTCGACTACGGCTCTGACTGAGGGCGTGAACCCGGCGGCTACGGCCATCACGGGTCAGGAAATTAATGCTACGATTGCTGATTATGGTCACTTTTCAGCCCACTCATCGTTGGTTTCTCGTACTCACATTGACCGGAAATTGGCCGGTGTGACTAAAATTTGGGGAAACGACGCAGCTTCGACACTTGACCTTTTGACATGGACAGAACTTGCCAATGGCGGCATCTGGCCCGTTCATTGCAATTGTTCTGGTGCGACCTCATTGGTATCCTATACCTATGAAGGTCAGATTGCTACCAGCACTACCAATGCCAGTATCACGTTGATTCTATCTGGCACTTCCGCCGCAACGGGTTTGTCTAACGACTGGTGGAATGGTGGTTTGTGCTGTGTTTACAAGGGTACTGGATACGGACAAACGCGCGTGATTACCGACTACGCGGCTGGTGCCACGACCGCCAATAGTGTTGTGACTATTAGTGGTGGGTTTGAGACGGCATTGGATTCGACATCATGGGTTCGTATGGTTCGGACGGCTGGTGTTACTACGGGCATGATACCGACCTATGATATTATGATGGAACAACAGGCGCAGATGGTAGAGAATAAGGGTACGCCTATTAGTAATGGATATTTTGTCTTTTTGGCTCACCCCAAAGTAATCAAAGACTTGAAGTCGGATTCAACTTGGATTCCTCTGGCGCAATATGAGGGAAATGCTGGTGGAATTATCAGTGGTGAAATGGGTCGATTCTGTGGTATGCGAGTAGTTGAATCAACGCAGGGTTATCGGCATACGGCGGGAACCGTCCAGACATATGTCGAAACCGCGGCTGTTCGCTTGAGTCTGATTTTGGCTCAAGAGGCTTTTGGTGTGGTAACGATTGGTGGAGATAATCCGGCCAGTCCGTCTATCATCATTAAGAATCCGGGGCCGGGGGATACTTCTAACCCGTTAAACCGGTTCTCAACCGTTGGTTGGACTATCCCATTCACGGCGAAAGCACTTAATTCTAATTGGGCGATTGGGTTGTTTAGTTATCACGTATAA